The following coding sequences are from one Streptomyces sp. NBC_00536 window:
- a CDS encoding fatty acid desaturase family protein, with amino-acid sequence MPIAEIPRKPQLLYARARVTGHDQTVYIIKLFVAAALIAAGVLLTAQDGLLPSAAGVVLLAAVYTHMVELQHQALHHTAFTSAKPHRIVGIPLGLPLLVSYTHYRVRHLQHHKALGTPQDSEFFGFDTRAPLTWGMLARGAFDYSRLWVIGREIVRSWRGTWEYDAGDISDRRRGEIMSEYRWMAVLPVAAVALALAGYGGPVLELWVLPLLVAAPMHFFLELPEHILCDTETTDVLRNTRSITGSWFSTWYTNGNNLHVEHHAAMTVSINRLRARHDEVTTLAKYVDRSYPAFFLSVAREAMRNARRSPEPVAEQAEAARATTGESTRESTRESARESVSVGAVSGPRRSREGSE; translated from the coding sequence ATGCCGATCGCAGAAATACCCCGGAAGCCGCAGCTCCTGTACGCACGAGCCCGCGTGACCGGGCACGACCAGACCGTCTACATCATCAAGCTGTTCGTCGCCGCGGCGCTCATCGCCGCGGGCGTCCTGCTCACGGCGCAGGACGGACTGCTGCCCTCCGCGGCGGGAGTGGTGCTCCTCGCCGCCGTCTACACGCACATGGTGGAACTCCAGCACCAGGCGCTGCACCACACCGCCTTCACCTCCGCCAAGCCCCACCGGATCGTCGGGATCCCGCTCGGGCTGCCGCTGCTCGTGTCGTACACCCACTACCGGGTGCGCCACCTCCAGCACCACAAGGCCCTCGGGACCCCGCAGGACTCGGAGTTCTTCGGCTTCGACACCAGGGCCCCCCTCACCTGGGGGATGCTGGCGCGCGGCGCCTTCGACTACTCGCGGCTGTGGGTGATCGGCCGCGAGATCGTCCGCAGCTGGCGGGGCACCTGGGAGTACGACGCCGGGGACATCTCCGACCGCAGGCGCGGCGAGATCATGTCCGAGTACCGGTGGATGGCCGTACTGCCCGTCGCCGCGGTGGCCCTGGCGCTGGCCGGGTACGGCGGGCCGGTGCTGGAACTGTGGGTGCTGCCGCTGCTCGTCGCGGCGCCGATGCACTTCTTCCTGGAGCTGCCGGAGCACATCCTGTGCGACACGGAGACCACGGACGTGCTGCGCAACACCCGCTCCATCACCGGGAGCTGGTTCAGCACCTGGTACACCAACGGCAACAACCTGCACGTCGAGCACCACGCGGCGATGACCGTGTCGATCAACCGGCTGCGGGCCCGCCACGACGAGGTCACCACCCTGGCGAAGTACGTCGACCGGAGCTATCCGGCGTTCTTCCTCTCGGTGGCGCGGGAGGCGATGCGCAACGCGCGGCGCTCGCCGGAACCCGTGGCCGAGCAGGCCGAGGCGGCCCGGGCAACGACCGGGGAATCGACCAGGGAATCGACCCGGGAATCCGCCCGGGAGTCGGTGTCCGTCGGGGCCGTGAGCGGGCCGCGCCGCTCCCGGGAGGGGTCGGAATGA
- a CDS encoding DMT family transporter, whose product MRAVHVKMTVATVLLGSYLVASKLILREVPVFTATFVRLVAAVVVLAVYLRLRPPERGGGARPARPGRRDALVLFAQTLLGVFLFSVFAMYGVKMTGAIEAGVLLGMVPISISLVAIVFLGERLTGRRGLGIALAVLGAVSINVMSGGGRTAGAHAALGVLLLVCSVLCEAVFVTFGKLLKTPIAPARLSLILSVAGALMFLVPAGVESHWGAALAGVSWQTWALMAYTGVAINGIAVVLMYDSLDSVDTTVVAAFTALTPVSGAVLSVLLLGEQLRVYHLVGMALVVGGVFVVAKEKPAVKAVSAVKEVKEPQESAEVHPAYSGNAVV is encoded by the coding sequence ATGCGCGCCGTCCACGTCAAGATGACGGTCGCGACGGTCCTCCTCGGCTCGTACCTCGTCGCGAGCAAGCTGATCCTGCGCGAGGTGCCGGTCTTCACCGCCACGTTCGTGCGCCTGGTCGCCGCGGTCGTGGTGCTCGCCGTGTACCTGCGGCTGCGGCCCCCCGAGCGCGGCGGGGGCGCGCGGCCCGCCCGGCCGGGGCGGCGCGACGCGCTGGTGCTCTTCGCGCAGACCCTGCTCGGGGTGTTCCTGTTCAGCGTGTTCGCCATGTACGGCGTGAAGATGACCGGGGCCATCGAGGCCGGCGTGCTCCTCGGCATGGTGCCCATCTCGATCAGCCTGGTCGCCATCGTCTTCCTAGGGGAGCGGCTGACCGGGCGGCGCGGGCTGGGCATCGCGCTGGCCGTGCTCGGCGCCGTCAGCATCAATGTGATGAGCGGCGGCGGGCGCACGGCCGGCGCGCACGCGGCGCTCGGCGTGCTGCTGCTCGTGTGCTCCGTGCTGTGCGAGGCGGTGTTCGTCACCTTCGGCAAGCTGCTGAAGACGCCCATCGCGCCCGCCCGGCTCTCGCTGATCCTGTCGGTGGCCGGGGCGCTGATGTTCCTGGTGCCGGCGGGCGTCGAGTCGCACTGGGGGGCGGCCCTGGCCGGGGTGAGCTGGCAGACCTGGGCGCTGATGGCGTACACCGGGGTGGCCATCAACGGCATCGCGGTCGTGCTCATGTACGACAGCCTCGACAGCGTGGACACCACGGTGGTGGCGGCCTTCACGGCGCTCACCCCGGTCAGTGGCGCCGTGCTGTCCGTATTGCTGCTCGGCGAACAGCTGCGCGTCTACCACCTGGTCGGCATGGCCCTGGTGGTCGGCGGGGTCTTCGTCGTGGCGAAGGAAAAGCCCGCCGTGAAAGCGGTGAGTGCGGTGAAAGAGGTGAAGGAGCCGCAGGAATCCGCGGAGGTCCATCCTGCGTATTCCGGCAATGCGGTTGTCTGA
- the glyA gene encoding serine hydroxymethyltransferase has protein sequence MSASRHPALFATDPELASFVTAEEQLQADTLRLIPSENYVSAAVLEASGTVLQNKYSEGYPGRRYYEGQQNIDRIEALAIERAKGLFGVDHANVQPYSGSPANLAVYLAFAKPGDTVMGMALPMGGHLTHGWGVSATGTWFRGVRYGVRRDTGLIDFDEVRDLALKERPKVIFCGGTALPRTIDFAAFAEIAKEAGSVLVADVAHIAGLIAGGAHPSPAEHVDVVSTTTHKTLRGPRGAMLMCREEHAKAIDKAVFPGLQGGPHNQTTAGIAVALHEAAQPGFVSYAHGVVANAKALAAALLERGFDLVSGGTDNHLILMDLTSRGVPGKVAAKALDRAGIVVNYNTVPFDARKPFDPSGVRIGTPSLTSRGLRPEHMPVVADWIARGVTAGAAGDEAALSAIRAEVTSLTSAFPAPGLPVS, from the coding sequence ATGTCCGCGAGCCGCCACCCCGCCCTTTTCGCGACCGACCCCGAACTCGCCTCGTTCGTCACGGCGGAGGAACAGCTCCAGGCCGACACCCTGCGCCTGATCCCCAGCGAGAACTACGTGTCCGCGGCGGTGCTCGAAGCGTCGGGCACCGTGCTGCAGAACAAGTACAGCGAGGGGTACCCGGGCCGCCGCTACTACGAGGGCCAGCAGAACATCGACCGCATCGAGGCCCTCGCGATCGAGCGGGCCAAGGGCCTGTTCGGCGTGGACCACGCCAACGTCCAGCCGTACTCCGGATCCCCGGCCAACCTGGCCGTCTACCTGGCCTTCGCCAAGCCCGGCGACACCGTTATGGGCATGGCCCTGCCGATGGGCGGGCACCTGACCCACGGGTGGGGCGTCTCCGCGACCGGGACGTGGTTCCGGGGCGTGCGCTACGGCGTCCGCCGGGACACCGGCTTGATCGACTTCGACGAGGTCCGTGACCTGGCCCTCAAGGAGCGGCCGAAGGTCATCTTCTGCGGTGGCACCGCGCTGCCCCGGACCATCGACTTCGCCGCCTTCGCCGAGATCGCGAAGGAGGCCGGGTCGGTGCTGGTGGCCGACGTCGCGCACATCGCGGGCCTGATCGCGGGCGGCGCGCACCCCAGCCCGGCCGAGCACGTGGACGTCGTCTCCACCACCACGCACAAGACCCTGCGCGGGCCGCGCGGGGCGATGCTGATGTGCCGCGAGGAGCACGCGAAGGCCATCGACAAGGCGGTCTTCCCCGGGCTCCAGGGCGGGCCGCACAACCAGACCACGGCGGGCATCGCGGTCGCCCTGCACGAGGCGGCGCAGCCGGGGTTCGTGTCGTACGCGCACGGGGTGGTCGCCAATGCGAAGGCGCTCGCGGCGGCGCTGCTGGAGCGGGGCTTCGACCTGGTGTCGGGCGGTACCGACAACCACCTGATCCTGATGGACCTGACCTCGCGGGGCGTGCCGGGGAAGGTGGCGGCCAAGGCGCTGGACCGGGCGGGGATCGTCGTGAACTACAACACGGTGCCGTTCGACGCGCGCAAGCCGTTCGATCCCTCGGGGGTGCGGATCGGGACGCCGTCGCTGACCTCGCGGGGGCTGCGGCCGGAGCACATGCCGGTGGTCGCGGACTGGATCGCGCGCGGGGTCACGGCCGGGGCCGCCGGTGACGAGGCCGCGCTTTCCGCGATCCGCGCCGAGGTGACCTCCCTGACGTCCGCCTTCCCGGCCCCGGGCCTCCCGGTCTCCTGA
- the rocD gene encoding ornithine--oxo-acid transaminase, giving the protein MSTQIDAKSDAQSHAATSAAISAADAHSAHNYHPLPVVVASAEGAWMTDVEGKRYLDMLAGYSALNFGHGNRRLIDAAKEQLERVTLTSRAFHHDRFADFCRELAELCGKEMVLPMNTGAEAVETAVKTARKWGYEVKGVPDGQARIIVASNNFHGRTTTIVSFSTDPEARDHYGPYTPGFDIVPYGDLDALAAALTDTTVAVLLEPIQGEAGVLVPPPGYLKAVRELTRERNVLFMADEIQSGLGRTGKTFALDHEGVVPDLYILGKALGGGVVPVSAVVADRDVLGVFHPGEHGSTFGGNPLACAVALEVIAMLRTGEYQQRATELGDHLHRELGLLVGGGAVTAVRGRGLWAGVDIDPSLGTGREISEKLMARGVLVKDTHGSTIRIAPPLVISKEDLDWGLDQLRAVLSA; this is encoded by the coding sequence GTGTCGACTCAGATCGATGCCAAGAGCGATGCCCAGAGCCATGCCGCCACTTCGGCCGCGATCAGCGCCGCCGACGCGCACAGCGCGCACAACTACCATCCGCTCCCCGTCGTCGTCGCCTCGGCGGAGGGCGCCTGGATGACCGACGTGGAGGGCAAGCGCTACCTCGACATGCTCGCGGGCTATTCGGCCCTCAACTTCGGCCACGGCAACCGGCGGCTGATCGACGCCGCGAAAGAGCAGCTGGAGCGGGTCACCCTCACCTCGCGCGCCTTCCACCACGACCGCTTCGCCGACTTCTGCCGCGAGCTGGCCGAGCTGTGCGGCAAGGAGATGGTGCTGCCGATGAACACGGGCGCGGAGGCGGTGGAGACCGCCGTGAAGACCGCCCGCAAGTGGGGTTACGAGGTCAAGGGCGTCCCCGACGGCCAGGCCAGGATCATCGTCGCGTCCAACAACTTCCACGGCCGTACGACGACCATCGTGTCCTTCTCCACCGACCCCGAGGCCCGCGACCACTACGGGCCCTACACGCCCGGCTTCGACATCGTCCCCTACGGCGACCTCGACGCCCTCGCGGCGGCCCTCACCGACACCACCGTCGCCGTGCTGCTGGAGCCGATCCAGGGGGAGGCGGGCGTACTGGTGCCGCCGCCGGGCTACCTGAAGGCCGTACGGGAGCTGACGCGCGAGCGGAACGTGCTGTTCATGGCCGACGAGATCCAGTCGGGCCTCGGCCGGACCGGGAAGACCTTCGCCCTGGACCACGAGGGCGTCGTACCGGACCTCTACATCCTGGGGAAGGCGCTCGGCGGCGGCGTCGTGCCGGTGTCGGCGGTGGTCGCCGACCGGGACGTGCTCGGCGTGTTCCACCCCGGCGAGCACGGCTCCACCTTCGGCGGCAACCCGCTGGCCTGCGCGGTCGCCCTGGAGGTGATCGCGATGCTGCGCACCGGCGAGTACCAGCAGCGCGCCACCGAACTCGGCGACCACCTGCACCGGGAGCTGGGGCTGCTGGTGGGCGGCGGCGCGGTGACCGCCGTGCGCGGGCGCGGGCTGTGGGCCGGGGTCGACATCGACCCGTCGCTCGGCACGGGCCGGGAGATCTCCGAGAAGCTGATGGCGCGGGGGGTCCTGGTCAAGGACACCCACGGGTCGACGATCCGGATCGCACCGCCGCTGGTCATCAGCAAGGAGGACCTGGACTGGGGCCTCGACCAACTGCGCGCGGTCCTGTCCGCGTAA
- the pdxR gene encoding MocR-like pyridoxine biosynthesis transcription factor PdxR, translating to MTDSWATFGADLHLELTLGRGLRAGLTESLREAARGGRLAPGTRLPSSRTLAADLGIARNTVAEAYAELVAEGWLTARQGSGTRVAERARPRRAAAAAPVRHPARRGPSYSLMPGSPDLGGFPRAAWLSAARRALTDAPNEAFGYGGDPRGRPELREALAGYLARARGVYADPERIVLCSGFAHGLLLMTRLLRARRVREVAVEAYSLDVHRDLLTRGGLRTRPLALDASGARTAELAGSGAGAVLLTPAHQFPTGVALTPGRRAAAVDWARTAGGLILEDDYDGEFRYDRQPVGALQGLDPDRVVYLGTASKSLAPGLRMGWIVAPPGLVEELLAVKGRTDWTSSALDQLTLAQFITSGAYDRHVRGMRLRYRRRRDELVAAVGERVAVSGIAAGLHAVLDLPAGTERSVLQAATWQELALEGLARFRHPEADMPPRDALIVGYGTPSDSAWTPTLTALRAALP from the coding sequence ATGACCGATTCGTGGGCCACTTTCGGCGCTGACCTGCATCTGGAGCTGACCTTGGGCCGCGGCCTGCGGGCCGGGCTCACCGAATCGCTGCGCGAGGCCGCGCGCGGCGGACGGCTCGCCCCCGGCACCCGGCTGCCCTCCTCGCGCACCCTCGCCGCCGACCTCGGGATCGCCCGCAACACGGTCGCCGAGGCCTACGCCGAACTCGTCGCCGAAGGCTGGCTCACCGCCCGCCAGGGCTCCGGGACCCGGGTCGCCGAGCGGGCCCGCCCGCGCCGGGCCGCCGCGGCCGCGCCGGTACGCCACCCCGCGCGCCGGGGGCCCTCGTACAGCCTGATGCCCGGCTCCCCGGACCTCGGCGGCTTCCCCCGCGCCGCCTGGCTGAGCGCGGCCCGGCGCGCGCTCACCGACGCCCCCAACGAGGCCTTCGGCTACGGCGGGGACCCGCGCGGCCGGCCCGAACTGCGCGAGGCGCTCGCCGGATACCTGGCCCGGGCGCGCGGGGTGTACGCCGACCCCGAACGCATCGTGCTGTGCTCCGGCTTCGCCCACGGACTGCTGCTGATGACCCGGCTGCTGCGGGCGCGCCGGGTCCGGGAGGTCGCGGTGGAGGCGTACAGCCTCGACGTGCACCGCGACCTCCTCACGCGCGGCGGGCTGCGGACCCGGCCGCTGGCGCTGGACGCCTCCGGCGCGCGGACCGCTGAACTCGCCGGGTCGGGGGCGGGCGCCGTCCTCCTCACCCCCGCGCACCAGTTCCCCACCGGGGTCGCGCTGACGCCCGGGCGGCGGGCGGCCGCCGTCGACTGGGCGCGGACCGCCGGGGGCCTGATCCTGGAGGACGACTACGACGGCGAGTTCCGCTACGACCGCCAGCCCGTCGGCGCGCTCCAGGGCCTCGACCCGGACCGGGTCGTCTACCTCGGCACCGCCAGCAAGTCCCTGGCGCCGGGGCTCCGGATGGGCTGGATCGTCGCGCCGCCCGGGCTCGTCGAGGAACTCCTCGCCGTCAAGGGGCGCACCGACTGGACCTCCAGCGCGCTGGACCAGCTGACGCTGGCGCAGTTCATCACCTCCGGGGCGTACGACCGGCACGTACGGGGGATGCGGCTGCGGTACCGGCGGCGGCGCGACGAACTCGTGGCGGCGGTGGGGGAGCGGGTGGCCGTGTCCGGCATCGCGGCGGGGCTGCACGCGGTGCTGGACCTCCCGGCGGGGACCGAGCGCTCGGTCCTCCAGGCCGCCACCTGGCAGGAACTGGCCCTGGAGGGCCTGGCCCGCTTCCGCCACCCGGAGGCCGACATGCCGCCCCGCGACGCCCTCATCGTCGGCTACGGCACCCCCTCCGACAGCGCCTGGACCCCCACCCTCACCGCCCTCCGCGCAGCCCTCCCCTAA
- a CDS encoding iron-containing redox enzyme family protein yields MRLKLFKRLHAHYVAYMAGPEDFSSIPRLNGDPGITAIEDAWLSWEDGQVDLAALPKTGAEFRSWFLTTADQHTQPEFCAYLADEADLNEIALFFMGEELVDSKFDDLMAMVQIGTQGPTKLTIAENYWDEMGEGNIEHIHTRMFEHSAQYMRTHLAKSSIDYSNLQFPEAYENASLLLQYGIHRHLNPRALGAMGVLEQSASPRFQAMVDGCRRLGVPEDVIDYQRIHVHVDADHGAEWFEGVFVPLVDRSPGLLREISLGVLTRVRVANGYYSRIWDAMKALR; encoded by the coding sequence GTGCGGCTGAAGCTCTTCAAACGGCTCCACGCCCACTACGTCGCCTACATGGCGGGTCCCGAGGACTTCTCCTCGATCCCCCGGCTCAACGGCGACCCGGGCATCACGGCCATCGAGGACGCCTGGCTGTCCTGGGAGGACGGCCAGGTGGACCTCGCCGCGCTGCCGAAGACGGGCGCGGAGTTCCGCAGCTGGTTCCTGACCACCGCGGACCAGCACACCCAGCCCGAGTTCTGTGCCTACCTCGCCGACGAGGCCGACCTCAACGAGATCGCCCTCTTCTTCATGGGCGAGGAGCTGGTCGACAGCAAGTTCGACGACCTGATGGCCATGGTGCAGATCGGCACCCAGGGCCCCACCAAGCTCACCATCGCCGAGAACTACTGGGACGAGATGGGCGAGGGGAACATCGAGCACATCCACACCCGGATGTTCGAGCACTCCGCCCAGTACATGCGCACCCACTTGGCGAAGTCGTCCATCGACTACTCCAACCTCCAGTTCCCCGAGGCGTACGAGAACGCCTCGCTGCTCCTCCAGTACGGCATCCACCGCCACCTCAACCCCCGTGCCCTGGGCGCGATGGGCGTCCTGGAGCAGAGCGCCTCGCCGCGCTTCCAGGCGATGGTCGACGGCTGCCGCCGCCTCGGCGTCCCGGAGGACGTCATCGACTACCAGCGGATCCACGTCCACGTGGACGCCGATCACGGCGCCGAGTGGTTCGAGGGGGTCTTCGTACCGCTCGTGGACCGCTCGCCCGGCCTGCTCCGGGAGATCTCCCTCGGGGTGCTCACCCGGGTGCGCGTGGCCAATGGCTACTACTCGCGCATCTGGGACGCCATGAAGGCACTCCGCTAG
- a CDS encoding malate dehydrogenase: MTRTPVNVTITGAAGQIGYALLFRIASGHLLGPDVPVNLRLLEIPQGLKGAEGTAMELDDCAFPLLRGIEVTDDANVAFNGANVALLVGARPRTKGMERGDLLAANGGIFKPQGKAINDNAADDIKVLVVGNPANTNALIAQAAAPDVPAERFTAMTRLDHNRALSQLAAKTGAALSDIKRLTIWGNHSATQYPDIFHAEIAGKNAAELIADQAWLADDFIPTVAKRGAAIIEARGASSAASAANAAIDHVYTWVNGTAEGDWTSMGIPSDGSYGVPTGIISSFPVTTKDGAYEIVQGLDINEFSRARIDASVAELVEERDAVRELGLI; encoded by the coding sequence ATGACCCGCACTCCCGTGAATGTCACCATCACCGGCGCCGCCGGCCAGATCGGCTACGCGCTGCTCTTCCGCATCGCGTCCGGTCACCTGCTCGGCCCGGACGTGCCGGTCAACCTGCGCCTCCTGGAGATCCCGCAGGGCCTCAAGGGCGCCGAGGGCACCGCCATGGAGCTCGACGACTGTGCCTTCCCGCTGCTGCGCGGCATCGAGGTCACCGACGACGCCAACGTGGCCTTCAACGGCGCGAACGTCGCCCTCCTGGTCGGCGCCCGCCCGCGTACCAAGGGCATGGAGCGCGGCGATCTGCTCGCGGCCAACGGTGGCATCTTCAAGCCCCAGGGCAAGGCCATCAACGACAACGCCGCGGACGACATCAAGGTCCTCGTCGTCGGCAACCCGGCCAACACCAACGCGCTCATCGCGCAGGCCGCGGCCCCGGACGTACCGGCCGAGCGCTTCACCGCGATGACCCGCCTGGACCACAACCGCGCGCTCTCGCAGCTGGCCGCCAAGACCGGCGCCGCCCTCTCCGACATCAAGCGTCTGACGATCTGGGGCAACCACTCGGCCACCCAGTACCCGGACATCTTCCACGCGGAGATCGCGGGCAAGAACGCCGCCGAGCTGATCGCCGACCAGGCCTGGCTCGCCGACGACTTCATCCCGACCGTCGCCAAGCGCGGCGCGGCGATCATCGAGGCCCGTGGCGCGTCCTCGGCCGCCTCCGCCGCCAACGCCGCCATCGACCACGTGTACACGTGGGTCAACGGCACCGCCGAGGGCGACTGGACCTCCATGGGCATCCCGTCGGACGGCTCCTACGGCGTGCCGACCGGCATCATCTCGTCCTTCCCGGTCACCACCAAGGACGGCGCGTACGAGATCGTCCAGGGCCTGGACATCAACGAGTTCTCCCGCGCCCGCATCGACGCCTCCGTGGCCGAGCTGGTCGAGGAGCGCGACGCGGTCCGCGAGCTGGGCCTCATCTAG
- a CDS encoding glutathionylspermidine synthase family protein, with the protein MRRHTIEPRPDWQRTVEEQGLVYPLTRYPDDSLRPYWDESAYYSFTLPEVEALEDVVEELHRMCLAAAAHIVEHDRFADLGISDPRLAALIAGSWRRRAEQPSLYGRFDLRYDGAGGPAKMLEYNADTPTSLVEAASPQWFWMEERFPGADQWNSLHERLVAAWRRQARLLPPGPVHFAHSEADELGEDLMTVAYLQETAEQAGLATEALSVERIGWDRLSGRFVDEKLRFIRSCFKLYPWEWLAEDEFGPQVLDTIDLGGASGSTLWIEPLWKMLLSNKALLAILWELYPDHPNLLPAYLDGPRELAHTTGYAVKPLLGREGAGVTLHPAGAPPYEPPAEPDEDDGPVCFQGLAPLPDFDGNRVVLGAWVVEDEAAGLGIRESAGPVTDEYARFLPHVIL; encoded by the coding sequence GTGCGCCGTCACACGATCGAGCCGCGCCCCGACTGGCAGCGGACCGTCGAGGAGCAGGGGCTGGTCTATCCGCTGACCCGCTATCCCGACGACTCCCTGCGCCCCTACTGGGACGAGAGCGCGTACTACTCCTTCACGCTCCCCGAGGTCGAGGCGCTCGAAGACGTCGTCGAGGAGCTGCACAGGATGTGCCTGGCCGCGGCCGCGCACATCGTGGAGCACGACCGGTTCGCCGACCTCGGGATCAGCGATCCGCGGCTCGCCGCGCTGATCGCCGGGTCCTGGCGGCGGCGCGCCGAACAGCCGTCCCTCTACGGCCGGTTCGACCTGCGCTACGACGGTGCGGGCGGCCCCGCCAAGATGCTGGAGTACAACGCGGACACCCCGACCTCCCTGGTGGAGGCGGCGAGTCCGCAGTGGTTCTGGATGGAGGAGCGCTTCCCCGGCGCCGACCAGTGGAACTCGCTGCACGAGCGGCTCGTCGCGGCCTGGCGCCGCCAGGCCCGCCTGCTGCCGCCCGGGCCCGTGCACTTCGCGCACTCCGAGGCGGACGAGCTGGGCGAGGACCTGATGACGGTCGCCTACCTCCAGGAGACCGCCGAGCAGGCCGGGCTGGCGACCGAGGCCCTCTCCGTCGAGCGGATCGGCTGGGACCGGCTCTCCGGCCGGTTCGTCGACGAGAAGCTCCGCTTCATCCGCAGCTGCTTCAAGCTCTACCCGTGGGAGTGGCTGGCCGAGGACGAGTTCGGCCCGCAGGTGCTCGACACCATCGACCTCGGCGGAGCCTCCGGTTCCACCCTGTGGATCGAGCCGCTCTGGAAGATGCTGCTGTCCAACAAGGCGCTGCTGGCGATCCTGTGGGAGCTGTACCCGGACCACCCGAACCTGCTCCCCGCCTACCTCGACGGCCCGCGCGAGCTGGCGCACACTACGGGGTACGCCGTGAAACCGCTGCTGGGCCGCGAGGGCGCCGGGGTCACCCTGCACCCCGCGGGCGCACCCCCGTACGAGCCCCCCGCCGAGCCGGACGAGGACGACGGGCCGGTGTGCTTCCAGGGCCTCGCCCCGCTGCCCGACTTCGACGGCAACCGGGTGGTGCTCGGCGCGTGGGTCGTCGAGGACGAGGCGGCGGGGCTCGGCATCCGCGAATCCGCGGGGCCGGTCACGGACGAGTACGCCCGCTTCCTGCCCCACGTGATCCTCTAG
- a CDS encoding carboxymuconolactone decarboxylase family protein translates to MTTNEQHGTHDHHAPEHTPRMQIGKLAPEVYKAVLALEIASKKGLDPALVELVKIRASQLNHCAFCLDMHTKDAIAAGESVDRIVLLGAWEESRHFYTEKELAAIELTEAVTVLTDGFVPDEVYEKAAKHFGEAELAQLIAVIATINVWNRFGVTTRMVPGHYTPGMYKS, encoded by the coding sequence ATGACCACGAACGAACAGCACGGCACGCACGACCACCACGCACCCGAGCACACCCCGCGGATGCAGATCGGCAAGCTCGCCCCGGAGGTCTACAAGGCGGTCCTCGCCCTGGAGATCGCTTCGAAGAAGGGCCTGGACCCGGCCCTCGTCGAGCTGGTGAAGATCCGCGCCTCGCAGCTGAACCACTGCGCCTTCTGCCTGGACATGCACACGAAGGACGCGATCGCGGCGGGCGAGAGCGTCGACCGGATCGTCCTGCTCGGCGCGTGGGAGGAGTCGCGGCACTTCTACACCGAGAAGGAGCTGGCCGCGATCGAGCTGACCGAGGCCGTGACCGTCCTGACCGACGGTTTCGTTCCCGACGAGGTGTACGAGAAGGCGGCGAAGCACTTCGGTGAGGCCGAACTGGCCCAGCTGATCGCCGTGATCGCGACGATCAACGTGTGGAACCGGTTCGGCGTCACCACCCGCATGGTGCCCGGGCACTACACCCCGGGCATGTACAAGAGCTGA
- a CDS encoding aspartate/glutamate racemase family protein: MLKIGLVGGLSFPSTITYYYRINREINSRLGLAHSPRIALESLDFQPMVEAIAARDGDSVAGQIAGAARRLQAGGAEFFAICCNTVHEYADLVTAQTDLPLINICKVTAAETERRGFTKIGLLGSAFSMEESFYRDEFTARGIEVVVPEADDRAFMQYSIERELCTGTISQATRDRFLRISNDVLAQGAQALVLACTEVPLVVRPEDFDAPVIDTVHVHTEAIVEYALAHAGAAEPVPAAEAATAGAGRS, encoded by the coding sequence GTGCTCAAGATCGGACTCGTCGGGGGCCTCAGCTTCCCGTCGACGATCACCTACTACTACCGCATAAACCGCGAGATCAACAGCCGGCTCGGTCTCGCGCATTCCCCGCGCATCGCCCTGGAAAGCCTGGACTTCCAGCCGATGGTGGAAGCGATCGCGGCCCGGGACGGCGACTCGGTGGCCGGGCAGATCGCGGGAGCGGCGCGCCGCCTGCAGGCGGGCGGCGCGGAGTTCTTCGCGATCTGCTGCAACACCGTCCACGAGTACGCCGACCTGGTCACCGCGCAGACCGACCTCCCGCTCATCAACATCTGCAAGGTGACCGCGGCGGAGACCGAACGCCGCGGCTTCACCAAGATCGGCCTGCTGGGCTCCGCCTTCTCCATGGAGGAGTCCTTCTACCGCGACGAGTTCACCGCCCGCGGCATCGAGGTCGTCGTCCCGGAGGCGGACGACCGGGCCTTCATGCAGTACTCCATCGAGCGCGAGCTGTGCACCGGCACCATCTCGCAGGCCACCCGGGACCGCTTCCTGCGGATCTCGAACGACGTCCTCGCGCAGGGCGCGCAGGCGCTCGTACTGGCCTGCACCGAGGTGCCGCTGGTGGTCCGTCCCGAGGACTTCGACGCCCCGGTCATCGACACCGTCCACGTCCACACCGAGGCCATCGTGGAGTACGCCCTCGCCCACGCCGGGGCGGCGGAGCCGGTCCCCGCCGCCGAGGCGGCCACCGCGGGCGCCGGGCGGTCGTGA